GTCTGCCTCTGGGCGTGGCTCGGGTTATGGCGGGACTGGGAATCCCTGCCCTCCTAGTCGCGGCCCGGCTCTTGGAGTACGACCTAAGCGGCTGGCCCGCCTGGAAGTTCTTTACGGCTGCCAGTCTCTATCTGGTTGTCACGCTTTGCTACTCTTTTGTTCTAAAGCATCTTGTGATTGTCGATGTCTTGGTCCTGGCATCCCTCTTTGTCATCCGTGCGGTCGCGGGGGCCTTTGTGATCAACGTCCCCATCTCCGAGTGGCTCCTGCTCTGCACGCTCCTGCTCGCGCTTTTCCTTGGGCTCTCCAAGCGCCGCGGTGAGCTGGTTGCCCTCGGGAGCGCCTCTCCGACACGAGCGATCCTCAAAGAGTACAGCCTGCCCATGCTGGAGCAGATGATCACCATTGTCGCCTCTGCCTGTGTGATGTCCTACACCCTCTACACGTTTTTTTCCAAGTCGCAGAACGGCCAGAGCCGCCCGTACTTGATGGCGACCATCCCCTTCGTGATCTACGGGCTCTTTCGCTACCTCTATCTCTCCCACAAAAAAGGCATGGGGGAGGCACCGGAGGCGACCCTGGTGGAGGACAAGGCGCTACTGGTCAATATCCTGCTCTGGGCACTGGTCGCCCTGATCGTCTTGCGCCTTTAGTCTCACGCTTCAGGTACAATGCCCCGATATGTCTGCTTACGAGAGTTTACTAGAACGTCTTTCTGAGCTGGGCCACCTAGGGCACGCGGCGGCGCTCCTCGGGTGGGACCAGCAGTGCTACATGCCCGCCGGTGGTGCCCTCGCACGGGCCAATGCCATGGGGGCGATGGGAAAGCTCCTGCACGAGCGCTTCACCGACGAAGCCACGGGGAGTCTGCTGGCGCAGG
This genomic interval from Armatimonas rosea contains the following:
- a CDS encoding decaprenyl-phosphate phosphoribosyltransferase, with translation MASSETPTQPLSSSQPGRLPAWLEAMRPKQWVKNVLLFAGLLFTQDQQHAPLHWVKAIAAFFLFCFLSGLTYYVNDLLDVEADRQHPKKRFRPIASGRLPLGVARVMAGLGIPALLVAARLLEYDLSGWPAWKFFTAASLYLVVTLCYSFVLKHLVIVDVLVLASLFVIRAVAGAFVINVPISEWLLLCTLLLALFLGLSKRRGELVALGSASPTRAILKEYSLPMLEQMITIVASACVMSYTLYTFFSKSQNGQSRPYLMATIPFVIYGLFRYLYLSHKKGMGEAPEATLVEDKALLVNILLWALVALIVLRL